One genomic segment of Streptomyces niveus includes these proteins:
- a CDS encoding branched-chain amino acid ABC transporter permease, giving the protein MSDTRQVPATARALLRHPRAYVWLAGSLLLLALPFYVDRFWLQAGLFAMAAAIGAIGLNLLTGATGQLSMGHSFFLAVGAYGYCVFAGESGEENGRQLTGLGLPTWLAAVLAVLLAGAAGGLFSPIAGRLRGAYLGIATLALIFIGQHVLFNAGGLTGGFNGRDVPVLSLFGFAFDDTEVVIAAVPFGASEKLWYAGLFALLVGGLFARGVLRGRPGRAMNAIRDHRIAAGVMGVPVARYRAAVFVLSSMYAGLAGVLIALIFQRTVPDYFGMILALEYLAMIVIGGLGTVSGAVVGAAFVALLPQLLTHYSDSLPLVADPGSGGVTPGEASRYLYGAAIVAVVLFLPGGLTRLSVPMVRRLSREKT; this is encoded by the coding sequence GTGTCTGACACAAGGCAGGTCCCCGCCACGGCACGCGCCCTTCTCCGTCACCCCCGCGCCTACGTCTGGCTCGCGGGCTCCCTCCTGCTCCTCGCCCTGCCCTTCTACGTCGACCGCTTCTGGCTCCAGGCCGGACTCTTCGCGATGGCCGCCGCCATCGGCGCCATCGGTCTCAATCTCCTGACCGGCGCGACCGGACAGCTCTCCATGGGCCACTCCTTCTTCCTCGCCGTCGGCGCCTACGGCTACTGCGTCTTCGCTGGCGAGAGCGGCGAGGAGAACGGCCGGCAGCTCACCGGACTCGGCCTGCCGACCTGGCTCGCCGCCGTACTCGCCGTACTCCTCGCGGGCGCGGCCGGCGGCCTGTTCAGCCCCATCGCCGGCCGGCTGCGCGGCGCCTACCTCGGCATCGCGACCCTCGCGCTGATCTTCATCGGGCAGCACGTCCTGTTCAACGCGGGAGGTCTGACCGGCGGGTTCAACGGCCGCGACGTCCCCGTGCTCTCCCTCTTCGGCTTCGCCTTCGACGACACCGAGGTCGTGATCGCCGCCGTCCCCTTCGGCGCGTCGGAGAAGCTCTGGTACGCGGGCCTGTTCGCCCTCCTTGTCGGCGGCCTCTTCGCACGCGGGGTGCTGCGCGGCAGGCCCGGCCGGGCCATGAACGCGATCCGCGACCACCGCATCGCCGCCGGAGTGATGGGGGTGCCGGTCGCCCGCTACCGGGCCGCCGTGTTCGTCCTGTCCTCCATGTACGCGGGGCTGGCCGGCGTACTGATCGCGCTGATCTTCCAGCGGACCGTGCCCGACTACTTCGGCATGATCCTCGCCCTCGAATATCTCGCCATGATCGTCATCGGCGGTCTGGGCACGGTCTCCGGTGCCGTCGTCGGCGCGGCATTCGTCGCGCTGCTGCCGCAACTCCTCACCCACTACAGCGACTCGCTCCCGCTGGTCGCCGACCCTGGCTCGGGCGGCGTCACACCGGGCGAGGCGTCCCGCTATCTGTACGGCGCCGCGATCGTCGCGGTGGTCCTGTTCCTGCCCGGCGGACTCACCCGCCTGTCAGTTCCGATGGTTCGACGGCTCTCACGGGAGAAGACATGA
- a CDS encoding ABC transporter ATP-binding protein, which yields MAALEVRALSVGYGPVRALHEVSLDVPSGGITAVLGGNGAGKSTLLRAISRTLGFHRGTAGGGTVHFDGRPLDGLSAAGVVATGVVQVPEGRQVFARMTVADNLRAGALGASGGRKRYAASLAEVHELFPVLADRAGQRAGLLSGGEQQMLALGRGLMARPRLLLLDEPSLGLAPLMAARIGETIQQINARGTAVLLVEQNAAMALRLASRAYVLEVGEVTLEGDAAELASSDEVRRRYLGVVDETAAEDAGRAEHSAPVLRRWSA from the coding sequence ATGGCCGCGCTCGAAGTGCGTGCCCTGTCCGTCGGTTACGGCCCGGTACGCGCCCTGCACGAGGTGTCCCTCGACGTACCGTCCGGCGGGATCACCGCGGTGCTCGGTGGCAACGGCGCGGGCAAGTCCACACTGCTGAGAGCCATTTCGCGCACCCTCGGCTTCCATCGGGGCACGGCGGGCGGCGGCACCGTCCACTTCGACGGCCGGCCCCTCGACGGACTGAGCGCTGCCGGTGTCGTCGCGACCGGTGTCGTCCAAGTCCCGGAAGGACGCCAGGTGTTCGCCCGTATGACGGTCGCCGACAACCTCCGGGCCGGCGCACTCGGCGCGTCCGGCGGCCGCAAGCGGTACGCGGCGTCCCTCGCCGAGGTGCACGAACTGTTCCCCGTACTCGCCGACCGCGCGGGCCAGCGCGCCGGACTGCTCTCCGGCGGCGAACAGCAGATGCTCGCACTCGGCCGGGGTCTGATGGCCCGCCCCCGTCTGCTCCTCCTGGACGAACCGTCCCTCGGGCTGGCCCCGCTCATGGCCGCCCGGATCGGCGAGACGATCCAGCAGATCAACGCCAGGGGCACGGCCGTCCTGCTGGTCGAGCAGAACGCGGCCATGGCACTGCGGCTCGCGTCCCGCGCGTACGTCCTGGAGGTCGGCGAGGTCACGCTCGAAGGGGACGCGGCCGAACTGGCCTCCTCCGACGAGGTGCGCCGCCGCTACCTCGGGGTCGTCGACGAGACGGCCGCCGAGGACGCGGGCCGGGCCGAGCACTCCGCGCCGGTGTTGCGGAGGTGGAGCGCGTGA
- a CDS encoding branched-chain amino acid ABC transporter permease, whose product MTTFVELLLGGLSMGSVYALIALGFVVIFKATEVVNFAHASLLLAGGYVTAVLHDDIGFWPALAVGIAGAAVVGSAVEYTVMRRYRGADHSVLAIVTIGVDILLTTELTRRIGTDVLALGDPWGDELLTIGDITIAQTRVAAFVAAALLITAFLLAFRYTTWGVAMRAAAENPQTAALMGVRLGRVSLSAWAVAGSLAAVAALFLTVFPTPGLERATSLAALKAFPAAILGGLDSTTGALAGGLIVGVTESFATGYQSELTFLGRGFGDLAPYLVMVAVLLVRPAGLFGTKELARV is encoded by the coding sequence ATGACCACCTTCGTCGAACTCCTCCTCGGCGGACTCTCCATGGGCTCCGTCTACGCCCTCATCGCCCTCGGCTTCGTCGTCATCTTCAAGGCCACCGAGGTCGTCAACTTCGCCCACGCCTCGCTCCTCCTCGCGGGCGGCTACGTCACCGCCGTACTCCACGACGACATCGGCTTCTGGCCCGCGCTCGCCGTCGGCATCGCGGGCGCCGCCGTCGTCGGGTCCGCCGTCGAGTACACCGTCATGCGCCGCTACCGGGGCGCCGACCACAGCGTCCTCGCCATCGTCACCATCGGCGTGGACATCCTCCTCACCACCGAACTCACCCGCCGCATCGGCACCGACGTCCTGGCGCTCGGCGACCCGTGGGGCGACGAACTCCTCACCATCGGCGACATCACCATCGCCCAGACCCGCGTCGCGGCCTTCGTCGCGGCGGCGCTGCTGATCACCGCGTTCCTGCTCGCCTTCCGCTACACGACCTGGGGCGTCGCGATGCGCGCGGCGGCGGAGAACCCGCAGACCGCCGCGCTCATGGGCGTACGCCTCGGCCGGGTCTCGCTCTCCGCCTGGGCGGTCGCGGGCTCGCTCGCCGCCGTCGCCGCGCTCTTCCTCACGGTCTTCCCAACCCCCGGACTCGAACGCGCGACCTCACTCGCCGCGCTGAAAGCGTTCCCCGCCGCGATACTCGGCGGCCTCGACTCCACGACCGGGGCGCTCGCCGGGGGACTCATCGTCGGGGTCACGGAGTCCTTCGCCACCGGCTACCAGAGCGAACTGACCTTCCTGGGACGCGGCTTCGGCGACCTCGCGCCGTATCTCGTGATGGTCGCGGTGCTGCTCGTCCGGCCCGCCGGGCTCTTCGGTACGAAGGAGCTCGCCCGTGTCTGA
- a CDS encoding ABC transporter ATP-binding protein translates to MTDSEKRPAAPAGGAAAGHPERTVGRAAGRTDADTATHGDGSAESPAPHTPQPHTPQPLTVTDVTVRFAGLTALDSVSFTVEPGSVHAVIGPNGAGKSTCFNVLSGVYRATSGSVRLGATELTGLAPHRIAGLGVARTFQNLALPPHATVADSMLLGRHRLTRAGFLATGLRLPSAAREAREHRARVGEIAEFVGLADDLDRPAGALPYGKQKLVELGRALCMEPTVLLLDEPVAGMTADERRRTAAVVAGVRDSLGISIVLVEHDMGVVMRLADAVTVLDFGRRIAGGTPAQVQSDPAVVRAYLGESTESTESTESAGNSHANEEATS, encoded by the coding sequence GTGACGGACTCCGAGAAGAGGCCCGCCGCCCCGGCCGGGGGCGCGGCGGCCGGACATCCCGAACGGACGGTCGGGCGCGCAGCCGGCCGCACGGACGCCGACACGGCCACGCACGGGGACGGTTCCGCCGAGAGCCCCGCCCCCCACACCCCACAGCCCCACACCCCACAGCCCCTCACCGTCACCGACGTCACCGTCCGGTTCGCCGGACTCACCGCGCTCGACTCCGTCTCCTTCACCGTCGAACCCGGCAGCGTCCACGCCGTCATCGGCCCGAACGGCGCGGGCAAGTCCACCTGCTTCAACGTCCTGTCCGGCGTCTACCGCGCGACCTCCGGCAGTGTCCGCCTCGGCGCCACCGAACTCACCGGGCTCGCCCCGCACCGTATCGCCGGGCTCGGCGTCGCCCGCACCTTCCAGAACCTCGCGCTCCCGCCGCACGCGACCGTCGCCGACAGCATGCTGCTCGGCCGCCACCGCCTCACCCGCGCCGGCTTCCTCGCCACCGGGCTCCGTCTGCCGTCCGCCGCCCGCGAGGCCCGCGAACACCGGGCCAGGGTCGGCGAGATCGCGGAGTTCGTGGGGCTGGCCGACGATCTGGACCGGCCCGCGGGAGCCCTCCCGTACGGCAAACAGAAGCTCGTCGAGCTGGGCCGCGCCCTGTGCATGGAGCCCACGGTGCTGCTCCTGGACGAGCCCGTCGCCGGGATGACGGCCGACGAACGGCGCCGTACGGCCGCCGTCGTGGCCGGTGTACGCGACAGCCTCGGCATCTCGATCGTGCTGGTCGAACACGACATGGGGGTGGTGATGCGGCTCGCCGACGCCGTGACCGTACTCGACTTCGGACGGCGGATCGCCGGCGGTACGCCCGCCCAGGTGCAGAGCGATCCGGCCGTCGTCCGCGCCTACCTCGGCGAGAGCACCGAGAGCACCGAGAGCACCGAGAGCGCCGGGAACAGCCACGCCAACGAGGAGGCCACATCATGA
- the pssA gene encoding CDP-diacylglycerol--serine O-phosphatidyltransferase, protein MTVIDPDTPAGWVAEAEKEDEAEDMPLSMRLSIADTLTLGNATCGFMAVYFTTTGILIPHLTGSEETGMARHSAATAVILMLCAAVFDLFDGLVARKLRSSPMGAELDNLSDLISFGLAPAYFVLVYGMVADDAHQRVSALAAIVVLLAVVLRLARFSCVTLKDGMFQGMPSPFGALTVVSIVLLELPFVPTLLAIVGVAWLMVSRVEYPKPRGVLAVAMLSWIVAAMGLLAAWAFDAPGGQLLLQTGCALQVVTGAVIPLFATARRVNTFRDNRREARAAQHP, encoded by the coding sequence TTGACCGTGATTGATCCCGACACACCGGCCGGCTGGGTCGCCGAGGCCGAGAAGGAGGACGAAGCCGAAGACATGCCGCTCTCCATGCGGCTGTCGATAGCGGACACCCTCACTCTCGGCAACGCGACCTGCGGCTTCATGGCCGTCTACTTCACCACCACCGGCATCCTGATCCCGCACCTCACGGGCAGCGAAGAGACCGGCATGGCGCGGCACTCCGCGGCCACCGCCGTGATCCTCATGCTCTGTGCGGCGGTCTTCGACCTCTTCGACGGGCTCGTGGCGCGCAAGCTCCGCAGCTCGCCGATGGGCGCGGAGCTGGACAACCTCTCCGACCTGATCAGCTTCGGCCTGGCGCCCGCGTACTTCGTGCTCGTGTACGGCATGGTCGCCGACGACGCGCATCAGCGGGTCTCGGCGCTGGCGGCGATCGTGGTGCTGCTGGCGGTGGTCCTGCGGCTCGCGAGATTCTCCTGTGTGACGCTGAAGGACGGCATGTTCCAGGGCATGCCGAGCCCCTTCGGCGCGCTGACGGTCGTCTCGATCGTGCTTCTGGAGCTTCCCTTCGTACCGACGCTGCTCGCCATCGTCGGCGTCGCGTGGCTGATGGTGAGCCGGGTCGAGTATCCGAAGCCGCGGGGTGTCCTCGCGGTGGCGATGCTCAGCTGGATCGTGGCCGCGATGGGGCTCCTGGCGGCCTGGGCGTTCGACGCGCCGGGTGGGCAGCTCCTGCTCCAGACGGGCTGTGCGCTCCAGGTGGTGACGGGCGCGGTGATCCCGCTCTTCGCCACGGCGCGACGGGTGAACACGTTCCGGGACAACCGCCGCGAGGCGCGGGCCGCGCAGCATCCGTAG
- a CDS encoding ABC transporter substrate-binding protein — translation MKRRARHTNAPRAGAALLVVLALALAGCSNKATEGDGKDDAAGGVKTGEGVSDKTISLGVLTDMTGVYASLGKSVTQAQQLWADQTNKAGGICGRTIELTVRDHGYDPQKAVAAYTELEPDVLGFAQFIGSPFVAAVEKRIDGQDKGLVLPQAWSANLLGSPYVRVVGATYDIETINAIDYLLTQKRITKGDKIGHVYFEGDYGENALVGSEYAAEQAGLTVVEQKIKPTDNDMSAQVAALKKAGVKAIVISAGPRQAASLVGVAAAGGFNVPVVGNNSAFAPQLLATAAGPALMKDYYIASSTLPIGSDEAAPKKLATEYAAAYPDDGLDNGVVSGYTAATLYGELLKTACENKDLTREGIDKALLGLDAFSTGFGITHDFSDPAAPSTRQSVIMKPDSKVPGGLKVVQEAQVAKPAESFTFGG, via the coding sequence ATGAAGCGACGCGCACGTCATACGAACGCACCGAGGGCCGGCGCGGCGCTGCTGGTCGTGCTCGCCCTCGCGCTCGCCGGGTGCAGCAACAAGGCCACCGAGGGGGACGGCAAGGACGACGCCGCCGGGGGAGTGAAGACCGGGGAGGGCGTGAGCGACAAGACGATCTCGCTCGGGGTGCTCACCGACATGACCGGGGTCTACGCCTCGCTCGGCAAGAGCGTCACCCAGGCCCAGCAACTGTGGGCGGACCAGACGAACAAGGCGGGCGGTATCTGCGGCCGTACGATCGAGCTGACCGTACGCGACCACGGCTACGACCCGCAGAAGGCCGTCGCCGCCTACACGGAGCTGGAGCCGGACGTGCTCGGCTTCGCCCAGTTCATCGGCTCGCCGTTCGTCGCCGCCGTCGAGAAGCGGATCGACGGGCAGGACAAGGGCCTCGTCCTGCCGCAGGCGTGGTCGGCCAATCTGCTCGGCAGCCCCTACGTACGGGTCGTCGGCGCCACGTACGACATCGAGACCATCAACGCCATCGACTACCTCCTGACCCAGAAGCGCATCACCAAGGGCGACAAGATCGGTCATGTCTACTTCGAGGGCGACTACGGCGAGAACGCGCTCGTCGGCTCCGAGTACGCGGCCGAGCAGGCGGGTCTCACGGTCGTCGAGCAGAAGATCAAGCCGACCGACAACGACATGTCCGCGCAGGTCGCCGCGCTCAAGAAGGCCGGGGTCAAGGCGATCGTGATCAGCGCCGGACCGCGCCAGGCGGCCTCGCTGGTGGGTGTGGCGGCGGCGGGCGGGTTCAATGTGCCGGTCGTCGGCAACAACTCGGCCTTCGCGCCCCAGCTGCTCGCCACGGCGGCCGGCCCGGCGCTGATGAAGGACTACTACATCGCCTCCTCCACCCTGCCCATCGGCTCGGACGAGGCGGCGCCGAAGAAGCTCGCCACCGAGTACGCGGCGGCCTACCCGGACGACGGCCTCGACAACGGCGTGGTGTCCGGCTACACGGCCGCGACGCTCTACGGCGAGCTGCTGAAGACGGCGTGCGAGAACAAGGACCTCACCAGGGAGGGCATCGACAAGGCGCTCCTCGGGCTCGACGCGTTCTCCACCGGTTTCGGGATCACGCACGACTTCTCGGACCCGGCGGCGCCCTCCACCCGGCAGTCCGTGATCATGAAGCCGGACTCGAAGGTGCCCGGCGGTCTGAAGGTCGTCCAGGAGGCGCAGGTCGCGAAGCCCGCGGAGTCGTTCACCTTCGGCGGGTAA
- a CDS encoding CHAT domain-containing protein, with translation MAIPGEPAHARDTLVRALHARLRRFTMSQDVEAVLDADATRQATRLHRALPRPDRDPEAVRLLHHLYRARALACLLQDDEAASEREQLIVDALVRFMERAGWPDEPVADTGLDVEQLTAAAHRVEALTEDAARAVTAAVEDAGATARACAACEEARDAAPRAMPHLRAGPLQLWGLVLRLRFERTGDVTDLHSCVAKLREALALAGPGHPYRRAVLSTLGVALRVRYEHSGELADLEAAVRHCRSAADWSDTKAGEARSSDGAETTAGHHHNLGLALRLRYKRLGEHDDLTQALHRHRTAVARSNAATDGFAIFQLGLANALGEALDDARTILPSAQEVSRARSERVAALAAATAHAGNPETAALTQAARASALVSANAASPTEYVTAARELRHALDALPEGNPLLAKCRLQLGRVLIKRSVEERDHRHMPEALVLLRAAARQSTADTWVRLAAAVFRGNAAMALGSPHEAADAYALAVELLPRLARPQLALSDSEFGLASATSIASDAAACALHAGDPGKALRLLEMGRGVLLAQGVHNRGNLAELRSLDGVLADRLTALRAFFDRGEPAPHGDLRHVRAREWEELLAEIRVLLPGFWRPPQLDALLEQGSRGPVVVVNVSHYGSAAFLLTPARTGGGLRVLPLPLLTPETASSHSAVLRSALSLLADPDTDLLEHPAQQRRIRDVLAWLWDAVVSPVLDAVGPVERVWWVPTGPLAVLPLHAAQPPGRPGVLDAVISSYAPTVAVLAHARRPRRHAAAPSSALIAAVPTAPGYRHLHRAAEEARHVARLFPDGRLLLDGAAHRDALEEGLRAHPATFHFSGHGVADPVAPSAGRLLAADGPLTVADIAALDLPDAHLAYLSACATAHAGLRLPDEALHLTSAVQMAGYRHVVGTLWPVDDTESLKRVRAFYGHSRWSTDPALALHETIVTARDTHPLAPSHWAGHVHSGG, from the coding sequence GTGGCGATACCCGGGGAGCCCGCGCACGCACGCGACACGCTCGTCCGCGCTCTGCACGCGCGGCTGCGACGCTTCACGATGAGCCAGGACGTGGAGGCCGTGCTGGACGCGGACGCGACACGGCAAGCCACGCGGCTTCACCGGGCGTTGCCGCGACCGGACCGCGACCCTGAGGCGGTCCGGCTGCTCCACCACCTGTACCGGGCGCGCGCTCTCGCCTGCCTTCTCCAGGACGACGAAGCCGCCTCGGAACGCGAGCAGTTGATCGTGGACGCACTGGTCCGGTTCATGGAACGGGCGGGCTGGCCCGATGAGCCCGTCGCCGATACGGGCCTGGACGTCGAGCAGTTGACCGCCGCGGCGCACCGGGTGGAGGCGCTGACCGAAGACGCCGCGCGAGCGGTCACGGCGGCCGTGGAGGACGCTGGAGCCACCGCCCGTGCGTGCGCCGCGTGCGAGGAGGCCCGCGACGCGGCCCCCCGGGCGATGCCCCATCTGCGGGCAGGTCCACTGCAGTTGTGGGGCCTCGTACTGCGGCTGCGCTTCGAACGCACCGGGGATGTCACCGACCTGCACTCCTGCGTCGCCAAGCTCCGCGAGGCGCTGGCGCTGGCGGGTCCCGGCCATCCGTACCGCAGAGCGGTCCTCAGCACGCTCGGTGTCGCGCTGCGCGTGCGGTACGAGCACTCCGGCGAACTCGCCGACCTGGAGGCGGCGGTGCGCCACTGCCGGTCGGCCGCGGACTGGAGCGACACGAAGGCGGGCGAGGCGCGGTCGAGCGACGGGGCGGAGACGACCGCCGGGCACCACCACAACCTGGGGCTCGCGCTGCGGCTGCGGTACAAGCGTCTGGGAGAGCACGACGACCTGACCCAGGCACTGCACAGGCACCGCACGGCGGTGGCGCGCAGCAACGCCGCGACGGACGGCTTCGCCATTTTCCAGCTGGGGTTGGCGAACGCGCTCGGGGAGGCGCTGGACGACGCGCGGACAATCCTCCCGTCCGCCCAGGAGGTTTCGCGCGCGCGGTCCGAACGAGTCGCCGCGCTCGCCGCCGCCACCGCCCACGCCGGCAATCCCGAGACAGCGGCCCTCACGCAGGCCGCCCGTGCGAGCGCCCTCGTGAGCGCGAACGCGGCCTCCCCCACGGAGTACGTCACGGCCGCACGCGAGCTGCGCCACGCCCTCGACGCCCTGCCCGAGGGAAACCCGCTTCTCGCCAAGTGCCGCCTCCAGTTGGGCAGGGTGTTGATCAAGCGCTCCGTCGAGGAGCGCGACCACCGGCACATGCCCGAAGCGCTCGTCCTGCTCCGCGCCGCCGCCCGGCAGAGCACCGCCGACACCTGGGTACGGCTCGCCGCCGCCGTGTTCCGGGGCAACGCGGCCATGGCCCTCGGCTCCCCGCACGAGGCGGCCGACGCGTACGCGCTCGCCGTGGAGCTGCTGCCCCGGCTCGCCCGTCCCCAACTGGCGCTGTCCGATTCCGAGTTCGGTCTCGCGAGCGCGACCTCCATCGCGAGCGACGCGGCTGCCTGCGCGTTGCACGCCGGGGACCCGGGGAAGGCTCTCCGTCTGCTGGAGATGGGGCGTGGGGTACTGCTCGCCCAGGGCGTGCACAACCGCGGCAACCTTGCCGAACTCCGCTCCCTGGACGGCGTGCTGGCCGACCGCCTGACCGCGTTGCGAGCCTTCTTCGACCGCGGCGAGCCGGCCCCGCACGGGGATCTGCGGCACGTCCGCGCCCGCGAGTGGGAGGAACTGCTCGCCGAGATCCGCGTCCTGCTCCCCGGCTTCTGGCGGCCACCGCAGCTCGACGCGCTCCTCGAACAGGGCAGCCGCGGGCCCGTCGTCGTGGTCAATGTCAGCCACTACGGCTCCGCGGCCTTCCTGCTCACCCCCGCCCGTACGGGCGGCGGCCTCCGCGTACTCCCGCTGCCTCTGCTCACCCCGGAAACGGCCTCGTCCCACTCCGCCGTCCTGCGGTCCGCGCTCTCCCTCCTCGCGGACCCCGACACCGACCTGCTGGAGCACCCCGCCCAGCAGAGGCGCATCCGCGACGTGCTCGCCTGGTTGTGGGACGCGGTCGTCTCGCCCGTGCTCGACGCGGTGGGGCCGGTCGAACGCGTGTGGTGGGTACCGACCGGGCCCCTGGCCGTGCTCCCGCTCCACGCGGCGCAGCCCCCGGGCCGGCCCGGCGTACTGGACGCCGTCATCAGTTCGTACGCGCCCACCGTCGCCGTCCTGGCCCACGCCCGCCGGCCGCGCCGGCACGCGGCGGCACCCTCGTCGGCGCTGATCGCCGCCGTACCGACGGCACCCGGCTACCGCCATCTGCACCGCGCCGCGGAAGAGGCCCGGCATGTCGCGCGGCTCTTCCCCGACGGCCGCCTCCTCCTGGACGGGGCCGCGCACCGCGACGCTCTGGAGGAAGGGCTCCGCGCGCACCCGGCCACGTTCCACTTCAGCGGGCACGGTGTCGCCGATCCGGTCGCGCCCTCCGCCGGGCGTCTGCTCGCCGCCGACGGACCACTGACGGTCGCCGACATCGCCGCGCTCGATCTCCCGGACGCCCACCTGGCGTATCTGTCGGCCTGTGCGACCGCACACGCCGGGCTGCGCCTGCCCGACGAGGCCCTTCACCTGACGAGCGCCGTGCAGATGGCGGGCTACCGTCATGTGGTCGGCACTCTCTGGCCGGTCGACGACACCGAATCGCTGAAGCGGGTCCGCGCCTTCTACGGACACTCGCGGTGGTCCACCGACCCCGCCCTGGCCCTGCACGAAACGATCGTCACCGCCCGCGACACACATCCGCTCGCTCCCTCCCACTGGGCGGGCCATGTCCACAGTGGCGGGTGA
- a CDS encoding PucR family transcriptional regulator: protein MGGRRARTDREWSVLVTASRVLLERVPALTDQLMDELTLHSEQFDAAVPRDEHWRQINEAMRYGIEAIAAPRTAPRRDLAYAEQLGRQRAEQGLALDLLLHAYRHAGYLVWDELLRIVSEEDPDDLPMLVHTASQMWAGVDRQATTVAEAYRSTEQSMRRRSDERVQALLDALLEGRSTPGLAARAAAGLDLPEQGRYAVVVVRVERRDGREPFRRVAVAQGMRFFWRMRTDCEIAVVAFEGETGLAELTAELVRPCQGPGGVSPVVESLSGLGQARRLAETALRTLPPDAQRIVRLDERLPTALVVSQPELAARLITEVFGPLLDLDPADRAVLLETLDAWLEYGGSAGRAATRLYCHRNTVFNRLRRLEQLTSRSLSRPRDLIEMTLALDAFRLTPG from the coding sequence ATGGGTGGCCGCAGAGCGCGCACTGATCGTGAGTGGTCGGTCCTGGTGACCGCGTCCCGGGTACTGCTGGAGCGCGTACCGGCGCTGACCGACCAGTTGATGGACGAACTCACGCTCCACTCCGAGCAGTTCGACGCGGCGGTGCCGCGCGACGAGCACTGGCGGCAGATCAACGAGGCGATGCGGTACGGGATCGAGGCGATCGCGGCCCCGCGTACGGCGCCGCGCCGCGATCTGGCGTACGCGGAACAGCTGGGCCGGCAGCGGGCGGAGCAGGGTCTGGCGCTCGATCTGCTGCTGCACGCCTACCGGCACGCGGGCTATCTGGTGTGGGACGAACTGCTGCGGATCGTCAGCGAGGAGGACCCCGACGACTTACCGATGCTCGTGCACACCGCGTCGCAGATGTGGGCGGGCGTCGACCGGCAGGCGACGACGGTCGCGGAGGCGTACCGGAGCACGGAGCAGTCGATGCGACGGCGCAGCGACGAGCGGGTGCAGGCCCTGCTCGACGCGCTGCTGGAGGGCCGCTCGACGCCGGGCCTGGCGGCACGGGCCGCGGCCGGTCTCGACCTGCCGGAGCAGGGGCGGTACGCGGTGGTGGTCGTCCGGGTGGAACGGCGGGACGGGCGGGAGCCGTTCCGGCGGGTGGCCGTGGCGCAGGGGATGCGCTTCTTCTGGCGGATGCGTACGGACTGCGAGATCGCGGTCGTCGCGTTCGAGGGCGAGACGGGTCTCGCGGAGCTGACGGCGGAGCTGGTGCGGCCCTGCCAGGGGCCGGGCGGTGTCAGCCCGGTCGTGGAGAGCCTGTCGGGCCTGGGCCAGGCGCGCCGGCTGGCCGAGACGGCGCTGCGTACGCTCCCGCCGGACGCGCAGCGCATCGTCCGCCTGGACGAACGCCTCCCGACGGCGCTGGTGGTCAGCCAGCCGGAGCTGGCGGCCCGTCTGATCACCGAGGTGTTCGGCCCGCTGCTGGACCTGGACCCGGCGGACCGCGCGGTCCTGCTGGAGACGCTGGACGCGTGGCTGGAGTACGGGGGTTCGGCGGGCCGGGCGGCGACGCGTCTGTACTGCCACCGCAACACGGTCTTCAACCGCCTGCGGCGCCTGGAACAACTGACGTCACGCTCCCTGTCCCGCCCCCGGGACCTGATCGAAATGACCCTGGCGCTTGACGCGTTCCGCTTGACGCCGGGGTGA